In the Drosophila teissieri strain GT53w chromosome 3R, Prin_Dtei_1.1, whole genome shotgun sequence genome, GAACACACAGCCCACGGGCACCTCGCCGGCGTCACGTGCCCGCCTCGCCTCCAGTAACGCTTCCTCCATGAAGGCGGCCATTTGGCATGGAAATAGACTCGGGCGAACTGGGTGAAAAGCCGCACACAGATGAGATGAAATGACCAggtcaacaaaaacaatgagtAGCTCTCACTCTGGCGGCGCTTTCCAGCACTAAGCAACAGCTGGCGGTCACGGCGAACTGTCACTTCACGGCGGTCACGGTGAGAAGGCGAAGTCACGCTTTCTATTCGGGGTATTCCCCatgtaaatgaaaaacttAGAATAAATAAGTatgtttaaaagaaaataaagaatactATTTCACAGTCAGCATTaattatgttatatattttaatattaaaaataaaggattttttttttctcttttgacGTTCACTTACGAAGATTAAGGTATAAAATATGTTGTAATTTCcaaatgcatatgtacatacatacatctattaaatttgaaaagtttgtaCTTTGTTTTCTTAGCCTAAGGAGTTGCCATTTTGCAAGCATAAAATACTTTCTTGTTAAGTTGCATATTGCATTTGAGCCTCAAGCCTCATTCCGCATGAAACGGATTAGGTTGTTCTCCTCCAAAAACGCTCGAGCCTTTTCGGGCCAGTTGGTGTTATTAGTGGACCGCGGACTAGGATGCGGCAGTCGGAGCACTGGAAGGAAGTGAGATTTGCAGTATCCTGAACGCTTCAGGGCACTGTGGACGTACTCCCCCACAGCCACAATCACGTGGGGCCTAAGGAGCTCCAATTGTTCGTCCAGGGTTTCCAAACACAGGTCTCCTAGCTGCCTTTTGTAAGGTCCACTAAGTTCACTGGGTGTTATGTTCTTGCCGTCAGCGCCGAAAAAAGCTAGTGGACAGAAATTGTGGACGAAACATTGCCGGGAGAAGATCTGCATGCTGCCAGCCAATCGGAGGAATAGGTCCCACAGACGCACACCACTGGGCTCCTCAGTTCGACAATCTAAGCCAGCGACAGGACGTTTGGGATGCACGACAGGAGGTTGGTCCACCGGTCCTGCCAGCTGCATTGAGACCTTTACTGTGCGCACATTGCCAAAAGGAATCTGCAGAGTGCGACAATGTGTCAATTCGATCGTATCGGATAATATGCAGGAATATGCTCTTACTCCGGTTTGGGCCATTCCATTGGGTCCCGGATTCATCCCAACAAATACCAGCCTTTTGGGACCGTCCATATAACGACGCAAGTAGTCGCGGTGCAGCTGGGACGCATACACTATTGGGTTATAGATGAACGGAGTGCTTGCAGGAGGAGCCAGTTTGTCCAGCGCCTCATTTAACTTTACTTCGGTCTCATAGAATTTCAGCCACAGCGGCTCAACGAAGAAATCGGATGTACTGCCCTGCCTGGGGAAAGACTTCTTGGGCTCCCCATTCTCCAGGCTGTCTTTTTGCTGATTCAATTTGCGCTTCAGCATAACGAATGCTTCTGCGTATCAACGCACTTTGATAAGGACTACAATTGGCAGGATTCGGTCTAGTTGGTTTTAATCAGCTGTTCCAAATGCTCAAAAAGCTTAGTATGACCGTGCAGCGTGGATGTTTTGGAATTGAATTCGCGGCAGATTTGTTTAAATGTAGGTACTTCTACGAATTGCTGCATATTCGAGTTGAGTCTActgacatacatatgttttgGTACATTCAATGGGACTAACATTGCGTTTTATTGACAATCATGATAAATAGCaggttatatatatatattaaaggTTTAAAAAATTAGCGCTCTATTTTTGATTATGCGTAAACTCATCCAGACGCTCCTCGTTTTCCCGAATGAAGCTCGATTTGAAGGCTTTGCAGGTTTTCTCTATGCTGCCTTTAACAACGGTTCCAAGAATTTCGAGAAATTGTGACACctacaacaaaattataagattGAGATGCCAGGCGGGTTCGGTGAGCCAGGTGAAGCATGAGGAACATACGGTTAGATCCCTTTCTGGACAGGACAGCTTCGCGAACTCGCACTGGGGTGCATGCTTAAGGTGCTCCTTCCACGGATCATCCTCGGGTTCCCAGCCATCGAGGGTTTTCCCGCACACAAAGCAAGTGGCAGTGTCATTTTCCCGCTTGGTGCCCGTCCAATAGAACCCCGCTTCGGCCATCTGTGATATATAATAGATTAGTTACTATAGATTACCATTTGGGTATTTTTGACCTTTCAGTGACTTCCTTACCTTCGAAATACTGCAGGATGCGGTCTCTGGGAAGGGCCAACTCTTGTAGCTCTCCACGCGATGCTGTTCCAGAAGATTTAGCTTGCGAAACACCTCAAGTTTTTCACCGCCCAAGCCCGCTGCGACTTCGTTCACCGCTGGCGATTCCATTTCCTATTACTCAACAATTCTAAAGAGAAATCCTAAAATTGAGTTCTTTTTTGCAAACAGCGcgtcgttgttgctgtgccTTTGAAAGCAGGGTTGCCAGAAATCTGAAAATATCGATAGCTCGTAAGCCTTGTTATTATCGATATCCGCCTTAAAtagtaaatatgtaaaatattgttGTATGCCACACATAGCATAATTTAAGGTACGGATTAAGATTCTAAAAATGGTCTTAGCTTCTATAAATTACATACGGGTTTACTTTTAAGTAATACCACATGAAAAAAGAGCGCCAACTCCTGTGTCGGCAAGGTGTGGCAACACTGTCCCTCTGTTATGGCCTACAGTCGTATGTTACAGCAGCTGTTTCAGTTATTGTCATCCCCCACTTGTGTACACACTGTTTTGACGTTAAGATTTTTGctgacttttatttataaacagaAAACACGGAAAAACATGGTGTAAACCGTGATCCAGACACCAACACCAATACACACTGCTcacgttgttattgttttgaattttgcaATTGCGATCTGCGAGTATCGCCCTCGGAACTCCATAGATTATGCACACAAGTTTCACGCTGCATAGAAATTGATTCGAAGAAAAGAAGGAAAGGCAACCAAGCGGAgatacagagagagaaaaagaaagtgttcGGACGGCCTTGGGCTGAATAACGGGAGCAGTGAGAGGCAACCCAATTAAGTAGAAGCAGCCCAGGCTGGTGGGTCACCGCACCGTTTTTGCAAGGGGCAGTGGCCCAAGGACAACCGGGAGGAGACCATCCACCACCCATCACCTACCCCCCACACCCACTGCAAAGGATATAGAGCCAGCCACCCATCAATTGGCAATGAGACGGTGCGCTGGCAATGCGCTCACTTGAAGGCAGCCGTCGACAGgtcgagcagctgcagctggtgcTGGAAGCCAAGGATCAGGATCAGCAGCGCAATATCCGCCAGGAGCAGGTGCAGCCACTCCCACGGCCATCAATGGCCAACGAACGCAAGCAGAGCGGTCCCAAGGTGGAGCTAACAAAGCTCAGTCACGAGCTGATCGAGGAGGTCAAGCGCATCCAAGCGGACTCGATGCTGTCGCACCACCTGGTCCACGAACTGGAAAAGTACGTCCCTGTAATTGTCTCccatgaaaatattattatttaattaaccaATTAATTGGTTCTGTGGCACATTCCACactatttcatttcattcatttcaattagctAATACCAATGACCAATTCTGCGGTGAAAGTTTTCCCAAATCAATAATAATGTCTGcagtgaaatatttatacaagCCAACCATTTTGGTTCTATTTAATAAGTATGCATTTGATATAATTACTTCTCAAATAACTGATACAGCCCTTTAATTCCCGATATATAAAAGTAACAACATTACCAACATGACTCGATTCGGCTGAAacttataataaataattttcaatgaCACCATCTATCTTTGCCTCCTAGACAAAATTCCTTTGCACGAACATTTTCATAAGTAGAGActattaaataattcattctGCAGAGATAAAACgaattgaaaaacaataattttggACAGTGTTCTTTTGATTGCTTCTAAATACCCGTATTAAACAGACGGACTAATGGAACTAATCGAATCGCCTGACTTTACTGATAAATAAAGTATTAAAATTATAGGGAAGCCACCTTCTTCAATACAACGCACGTCATGAATTAATCTCTCGATGTTACGGTATAGACTTACGGATACTGCGTATAATTCATTCTCGAAATGTTATTGTCCTTTTAAACAGATATTTTAATAGATAAATTAAGGGTTTGTTCCAATTTATGGTTTTTGTAATCACAAAAAGCTACTTAAATTGTGTGAATTCACTACTGAAAGCCCCAATGTGTTGACGTCGTCGAACGCTCGATCTTATCAACAAATGCCTACAAAATCATTGCCCCTGCACGTGCCTCCGATTTTTTTACCCTACcttgcacagaaagaaattcGGAAAAGTCTGGTCTACTAttcgaaaaataataatgaattattaaagtttatttacaTCGATTTCTTATCTGTTTTCAGGCTGCCCCACGATTCTCGTCGCGAGGTGGTGCGAAAGCAGCGAAATGGCTGCGCACCCCTCTTCATCGCCTGCAAACGAGGTGCCGTGTACATCGCCAAGTATCTGATCAATACTTGCGGGGCGGACATCGAGCAAAGGGGCCACTTCGAGGTGCCGGAGGATAATAGCTTTCACTATGTATCGCCACTTTGGGCGGCTGTCGTTTCTGGGAAGCTGGCCATGGTCAAGTACCTGGTGCGCATCGGTTGCGACATTAATGCCACCTCCGATTCGGGATCGACGCCGGTGCGAAGTGCCTGCTACATGACCCACGTTGATATCGGTAAGGAGTTAACAACATTAAAGttaatttcaaaatgcaaTATATCCCTAAAGACTAATATTGTATTTGCTCTAATATTATCAATCTGTACTACTTAAACTTGCAGTAAAGTTCCTGGTCGAGAACGGAGCGGACATCAAGCGACCCAACATCAATGGCGGCACCTGCCTGATTAACTCGGTACAGTCGGTGCAGTTGTGCCTGTATCTGGTGCAAAGGGGTGCTGACATTAATGCGAGGGACATTCAGGACAAGACGGCGCTGCACTACGCAATCCAGGAGCACCGGCTGGATACCACGAAAATGTTGATTGAGGAAGGCGCAGACCCATATGCCAAAAGTCGGTACGGTGATGATGCCCTTCGAACTGCCTGCCTTAAGGGAGCACATCAGATCTTCGACTTCTTGAAAAAAGAGTTGAATTACACGCCTGCACGGTTGGCCGAGGCCCACGAGCTGATGGGATCGACGTTCCTCGATGAGCACAACGAGTCGAGGGTGTGCATCCTGCATTGGCGCATGGCCCATCACATCCGGGCAGCTTATTCACCGTATATAGAGAAAAAACCGCAGGTTCCTCTGCGCACTGCCTACGAAAATGCCGTGGAGTTTAGTACGCTAGAGGAGCTGGATAACATTGCCACCGATATGGATGCAATGCGGACCCAGAGCTTACTTATTTGCGAGCGTGTTCTGGGACTGACCCATAAGGATATGCTCTTTCGCTTAACTTTTAGGTGATtacaaatcaattattttttctttaactctCAACTTAAAATCTCTTAATACAGGGGTGCTTCGTATGCGGACTCACTCCAGCTGCAACGCTGCATTGATCTGTGGCGCTTCCTGCTCGAAGTGCGCGTGTCCAACTGGTCTATCCTGCATTTTGAAACTTGCTTTGCGGCACAGGCTCTGGTGCGGTTGATGTTGGACTTGCATGTCCAGAACTCAAGTCATATAAGGAGCGATGCAAGAGCAAGGTTTGTCCATCAGGATAAAGTGTTGCCCAGGTTCGAAGATGTGCTCGGGGTATTTCGAACACTGTCGGAAAGCGCTATTGTGGTGAAGCACCTGCTGCTCTTGAGGCCTGTTTTCAGGAGACAGCAGGAGAATTACGACCGGGTGATGAGGTGTTTGGCTCACCTTATCTATTTACTGATAAATACCGTCCACACTGAGGCGCAGAACAAGCTCATCCGCCAGGCGGTCCACGAAGCGGTGGTCGTGGGAAACTTGCGAAGTGCCAGTACCGCCGACACCATGCTACATCTCTGCGCCTCGCGGCTAAATGTAATTAAGAGCGGCTACATCACTGATGACAACTTTGCCGATGTGCGTAAACACCACCATTTGTCATTAGACATTCTTTCTTAACTGCCTCTATCATCCGCAGAAGACTGTGTTCCCCAATGCGGAAGTCATCAAGCTGCTTATCCAGTGCGGTGTCGATGTCAACATAAAGAACGAAGCCAAATCCACGCCTCTGCATGTCGCCTGCCAGCCTTACAACTATGACAATGAGGTACGAAGGCCATCAGTCAGGACATACAAACTCTTGATCAATACAATTACAACTTTTCTCCTCAGATTGTTCACCTTTTGCTCAAGTGCGGAGGTGACATCGATCAACCGAATCGCGCTGACAAGCGGCCCTACGACTTAATAGCCTCCAATCCCACCAGCACCATTCCACTGCTCAACTTCGTAACCCTGCAGTGTTTGGCGGCCACGGCGATAAGCAAACACCGGATACCCTACCATAATCAGTTGCACAGGCAACTGGAGAAGTTCGTCCGAAGTCACGAGCCGTGAGAAGGAAGCTTagctgaaaaaaaaagaaaacgctgAATCGAAGCCGGAAATGTGTTTTATGTCTATGTCTTGTCTAAATTAAAGGCGTTTCAACTTAGGATGATTACCCCCTTTTggaattttcaaaatttcacCTGCGTCGGTAACTTTGTTTCGCTctatatattaaatacatatatacagatatCTATACCTATTGTTAAATCGGCTCTACGTAGTTTAATACTCCAATCGAGATCAGAAGATATAGATGCAAAATCAGAACAAACATTGTAACAGAACAAGCAAAAAGTGTAAACGATGAACGTGatattaaaaactatatatatatagagtgTATCGGAAACATTAATATTTTAGAGAACTTACAAAGCGAATGGCGGATTACTTAACAAGAGTGCTTAACAAACTCTGCTCTGCCGTTTGATTATTAGATCCTAAAGAGAGCAACTCATTGTAACGCcaatacatttacattttacacatTACCTACATACACAAAATCACGCCTGAAACAAATACTAAACAtactataaacatatatatacacgcaACTAGAATAACTAATTGAACACTTGTTGAACCACTAATATCGAACTCGATAGCCGAATGTGAACTGCAATTTGTGAGAGGGCCAAAGTCACCCAATTTGTTCGACAGCATTTGTCCCTTAACTTCTTATGATTACCACGCTTTCTAGACCTATGTACTACTATgtacgtgtatgtgtgtgggccTTTATATTGTCTTGGCCCACAGCAAGTATTTTAACAACCATTTCTGTGAGACCGATGGATTAAGTTCGTACAGCACGCGTGTTGCATAAGCCGGATCGAATAGTTATCTATCTTAGTTTGAGTAAAACGCCAGTCTaatcaataaattgaataGTTTACAGTTTACtgtcaataaaataaatgctattATTTAATTGGGTGCTAGGTAATTTTTCTAACACATCAAGCAAGATACAACTTTTTGCTGCTTCTACTTGAAACTTATAAAAAACCATCCGATTAAAGTATGTCGGATATCGAGCCTCAATCATTTGTCAATATTTGTCCTACAGCCCATGTTAAACTGTCAGCTTAAGCACAGAAGAAGCAAAACACGATTTGATACACCTGcttattgaaataataattttattttctatggTTTGGTGGTCATCCCGAAAGAGTTGTGAGCTCGAGGTGTCCCATAATTAATTTGTACCCATTTTTAGGCcagtaattaaaaatgcatttattatgACCGGATGGTAGGCATCGCAGGCGCATTTATCGCCCAATCAATTCGATGTGATGGATTTGGGATACGGATTCGCAGGTGGACGGAGTTTGGGGTCGGATTCGGTTGCTAATGCTATGCATAGAAATGGACAAAGCAGCCTATGTCAAAACCTCCCATGGTgtgaattaataaattaaaataaaatagttttgttaCGCAAATCATAATTTCTGTGCCGTCAACATTCACTTTTATGCTTTGACTAATCTGCGCACCGAGTGTTTTGCATTCAATAGATTTTGGCAACTTATccattttgcataaaatatgcaaagtgcGGCAATAGTTGGCACTCATTAATCACAAGAGCTCTGTTGTGatcgtattttatttatattttcatttaaatttataattttctgtTGTTACTACTTTCGTCCTAATGCATTTGGGTCTATTAATTAATGACAAGGTAATTTTGGTTTCCCATTACAAA is a window encoding:
- the LOC122620860 gene encoding single-strand selective monofunctional uracil DNA glycosylase, with the protein product MLKRKLNQQKDSLENGEPKKSFPRQGSTSDFFVEPLWLKFYETEVKLNEALDKLAPPASTPFIYNPIVYASQLHRDYLRRYMDGPKRLVFVGMNPGPNGMAQTGIPFGNVRTVKVSMQLAGPVDQPPVVHPKRPVAGLDCRTEEPSGVRLWDLFLRLAGSMQIFSRQCFVHNFCPLAFFGADGKNITPSELSGPYKRQLGDLCLETLDEQLELLRPHVIVAVGEYVHSALKRSGYCKSHFLPVLRLPHPSPRSTNNTNWPEKARAFLEENNLIRFMRNEA
- the LOC122620859 gene encoding baculoviral IAP repeat-containing protein 5 — translated: MESPAVNEVAAGLGGEKLEVFRKLNLLEQHRVESYKSWPFPETASCSISKMAEAGFYWTGTKRENDTATCFVCGKTLDGWEPEDDPWKEHLKHAPQCEFAKLSCPERDLTVSQFLEILGTVVKGSIEKTCKAFKSSFIRENEERLDEFTHNQK
- the LOC122619362 gene encoding protein fem-1 homolog A, whose translation is MRSLEGSRRQVEQLQLVLEAKDQDQQRNIRQEQVQPLPRPSMANERKQSGPKVELTKLSHELIEEVKRIQADSMLSHHLVHELEKLPHDSRREVVRKQRNGCAPLFIACKRGAVYIAKYLINTCGADIEQRGHFEVPEDNSFHYVSPLWAAVVSGKLAMVKYLVRIGCDINATSDSGSTPVRSACYMTHVDIVKFLVENGADIKRPNINGGTCLINSVQSVQLCLYLVQRGADINARDIQDKTALHYAIQEHRLDTTKMLIEEGADPYAKSRYGDDALRTACLKGAHQIFDFLKKELNYTPARLAEAHELMGSTFLDEHNESRVCILHWRMAHHIRAAYSPYIEKKPQVPLRTAYENAVEFSTLEELDNIATDMDAMRTQSLLICERVLGLTHKDMLFRLTFRGASYADSLQLQRCIDLWRFLLEVRVSNWSILHFETCFAAQALVRLMLDLHVQNSSHIRSDARARFVHQDKVLPRFEDVLGVFRTLSESAIVVKHLLLLRPVFRRQQENYDRVMRCLAHLIYLLINTVHTEAQNKLIRQAVHEAVVVGNLRSASTADTMLHLCASRLNVIKSGYITDDNFADKTVFPNAEVIKLLIQCGVDVNIKNEAKSTPLHVACQPYNYDNEIVHLLLKCGGDIDQPNRADKRPYDLIASNPTSTIPLLNFVTLQCLAATAISKHRIPYHNQLHRQLEKFVRSHEP